A genomic region of Bacteroidota bacterium contains the following coding sequences:
- a CDS encoding DUF192 domain-containing protein, translating into MYTLKSVSLFLLAGLICMGCETESASPPNSEAETEVNIPFRKDGTLDLLRGGENYLSLDIEIADNDSSITRGLMQRTGLPDRSGMLFVMPEERIQSFWMSNTTISLDIIFINSAMEIVHIAKYTTPLSPDSVPSEYPAAYVVEVIAGFTDNNGILEGDTISWRRD; encoded by the coding sequence ATGTATACACTGAAGTCTGTTTCTCTTTTCTTGCTTGCCGGCCTTATTTGCATGGGTTGCGAAACTGAATCTGCATCGCCACCCAATTCCGAGGCGGAAACGGAGGTTAATATTCCATTCAGAAAAGATGGCACACTGGACCTGTTGCGGGGCGGAGAAAACTATCTTAGCCTGGACATCGAAATTGCAGACAATGACTCCAGCATAACGCGGGGCCTGATGCAGCGAACCGGACTGCCAGATCGTTCCGGGATGCTTTTTGTTATGCCAGAAGAACGCATTCAGAGTTTCTGGATGTCCAACACCACCATTTCGCTCGACATCATCTTCATCAACAGCGCGATGGAGATTGTTCATATTGCAAAATACACGACCCCCCTCTCACCCGACAGCGTGCCTTCGGAGTATCCTGCGGCTTATGTAGTTGAAGTGATTGCCGGCTTTACCGACAACAATGGCATACTGGAAGGAGATACCATCTCCTGGCGGAGAGATTGA
- a CDS encoding DUF192 domain-containing protein produces the protein MTLQKPMRARHFLLVAILLLVAGCTSDDSSQVIDAPEIEFRADGLLEVLRPDGSVLTTIVIEIAEGDSARARGLMQRTSLPARGGMLFLDDEEKIQTFWMRNTPLPLDLIFVDADSNIVSIAKRARPFTEQTIASSGPALFVLEVNGGFSDRYGIDESMRIRWRLKDS, from the coding sequence ATGACTCTACAAAAGCCCATGCGCGCACGCCATTTCCTCCTTGTGGCTATCCTTTTGCTCGTCGCTGGCTGTACCTCCGATGACAGCAGCCAGGTCATTGACGCGCCTGAAATAGAATTCAGGGCAGACGGTCTACTGGAAGTCCTTCGCCCGGATGGCAGCGTATTGACCACCATTGTAATAGAAATTGCGGAGGGCGACTCAGCGCGTGCACGCGGCCTCATGCAGCGCACCTCGTTGCCGGCACGCGGCGGCATGCTCTTCCTCGACGACGAGGAAAAAATCCAGACGTTCTGGATGCGAAACACACCTCTGCCCCTCGATTTGATTTTTGTAGATGCTGACTCAAACATCGTCAGCATCGCCAAACGCGCGCGGCCGTTTACCGAACAGACCATTGCCTCCTCTGGCCCTGCCCTCTTTGTTTTGGAAGTAAACGGAGGATTTTCCGACCGGTATGGCATCGATGAATCCATGCGTATCCGATGGCGTTTGAAAGACAGCTGA